TAGAGCATAGGGACAGCTCTTAACGCAATCTCACCCTAATATTTTTACAATTAAGCGGGATAATAATATAATCCCAATGATAACTACCCCTACTAACAATCTCTCATAATAAAATCTAAAATATGGATGCATATGAAACTCCTTGATTTTAAAGAACACACAGGTTAGAATAGCAATATATTGGATAGAATTTATTGTAACAATATAATTATAGCATTATATTGCAATAAGTCAAGGGGAAAACATGCTTTCAGAAAACATCAAAAGACTTAGGAAAAAGAAGGGCATCTCTCAGGATAAACTAGCAAAGCTTGCAGATGTAACGCATACTACGCTTGTTAAACTCGAGTCTGGAGCTAATAATAACCCTACTGTTAAGACATTGAGCAAGATAGCCCAGGCACTTGAGATTAGCTTGGATAAACTAGTTAGTAAAAATAATTGACAAAGATAAATTCTGTGGCATACTTATATCTAAGATCAACAATTAAATACAAAGTGGTATGTTTCGAAGGGGGAACTGCCACGTTAAAACAATTAAAACCTTCGCAAGAAATAGCGGGGGTTTTTATTTTTTATGCACATTCCATTTAGATATTATAAATTAAATTAAAAAATTATGAGTCAAATAGACAGTCCAAAAGCCCCTATAAAAACAACTATAAAGATATCTGATGAAATTTATTTCCGTTCTGGACAAGGTAATTTTGTTACCGAAAATTATGGGAGCACTTTTCAGCTTCAAAATCGGAGATACTTAGGTAATAAATATAAGTTGTTAGATTTAATAGAGGATATAATAGAAGAGAAATGTGTTGGTTTTAAATCTCTCTGTGATATATTTGCAGGTACTGGAGTTGTTGGCGGTCGCTTTAATAAGAAAAGCGTAAAAATAATTAGTAATGATATTTTGAAAAGCAATTTTATTCCTCTCAGCGTATTTCTTGCGAGCGTCAAATTAGATAAGATTAAGCTTTTTGACAAAATCAAGATGCTCAATAATTTAAAAGCGACAAAAGACAATTATATTTCAAGACACTTTGGTAATGCGTACTTTTCATTAGAAAACGCAAGAAAAATAGGCACCATCAGAGAAACGATAGAAGTGATATCTGAAAGTATCGAAGAAAAGAACGCTTTGCTAACTTCCTTGTTGTATGCTTCGGATAAGGTTGCTAATACCGTGGGGCATTACGACGCTTATAGGCAGAATTTAGATATGTTGCAGTCAATGCAATTGTTAATGCCTGACATTAAATATGAGAATAATATTTATAATGAAATCTATTGTAAAGATGCGAATCGACTAATTAGAGATATTTCGTGTGATATTTTGTATATAGATCCTCCTTACAATTCAAGACAATATTGTGATTCTTATCATGTATTAGAGAATTTGGTAACATGGGAAAAGCCAAAGGTATATGGCAAGGCGAAAAAAATGGACAGGAGCCATTTAAAAAGCCGCTATTGTTTAAAAAATGCCAATGAAGCCTTTTTTGATCTAGTAAAACATGCAACTTGTAAGCATATTTTAGTTTCATATAACAATACAGGAGAATCAAAAGACGATAGATCAAATTCAAGGATCAAAGATAAGGAAATTATAGATATTTTGAGACAAAAAGGGACTGTTCGGATTTTTGAGCGCACATATCGAGCTTTTACAACTGGTAAAAGTACCTCAGAAGGGCACACAGAAAGAGTATTCTATTGTAAGGTTGTGTAGAAATGCGAAAACCCTGGTCTATATCCACTACAGTAAGAAACGCAGAGAGAGTACGTGATTTCCTCGTCGTTTTAAAAGAATTGGAAGGTTGCGAGTGGTCGTACGACAATCAAGAAAAATATCAAACTCTTTTAATCAAAAATAGGACATACGGTAAAACAAATCAATTTTTTAATGATCTAAGCCGAGAGCAAATAAAATTATTACAAAGCGCGGACAAGATAACCTATAAGCAGTCAGAAGATATATTTAACACAAAAAGATACAGAGATCCTGCGATGCGAGGCAGGCAGTCGATCAACCCGCTTAAAAAATTAGGACTAGTAAAGGTTGAAAATAATAGGGTACACGTCACTTCCCTTGGTAACTATTTGCTTCGAGATGATTATGATCTCGGAGAAATGTTTTTTAGGTCCTTTCTAAAATGGCAACTCCCAAATCCAAACAGTCAATCTTTTAAGAAAATAGACGGGTTCAATATAAAACCATTTATTGGAACTTTACATTTTATCTATAAGGTTAATACGAAATGGCAAGGTCAAAGCAGAAGACCTGTTGGAATTACTAAGGAAGAATTTTGTATTTTTGTTCCCACATTAATTAATTTCAGACATATAGATGATCAGGTAAATAAACTTATAAATCTTAGAGCGGCATGCGAAGACAAACCTGAGTCAGATAAAAGACGGATAATAGAAAAATTTAAAGGCGATTTTGTTAAAGAATTTTTACAATCAGCTAATCAGTCTCAAATAAATCAATGCTTAGATAACTTGCGGGATTATGGAGATAGTATTATTAGATATTTTCGCTTGACCAGATTTATTTATATAAGAGGGGGAGGGTTTTATATCGATCTAGAACCTAGGAGATATATAGAGATCGAAAAGCTACTTGAAGTAGACGATGCCTCGCCTTTGGACTTTACAAACTTACAAAAATACCTGGATTACATAGCGGACATTACCAAACCTATTTTGCCGTGGGAAAACCAACCGGCATTAGAAGCTATCGCAAAAGAAATCGTAGATGATGTAAGCGATTTGGCTAAGGATTTAAAAGATAAAAAAATTGTTGCACCACCTTTTGATTATAAAAAAGAAAGTGAACTAAAAGAAGAGGTGTTAAAAGAATACGTAGAAAATCTAAGAAATTATAGAAGAGAATTGCAAGATTTGGAACTTTACCATAGGTCACAAACACTGGAAAGTATTCAGCAATGCATTATCGAACTAGAAAATATTTATAGGTCGCGAGCCAAAAAGAGCATAGAACTAGAGAGATTGATAACTGTTGCATTAAATGCTCTCAACGATGCTTTAAAGATAAAGCCAAATTATCCAGTAGGCGATGATAACCAACCAACGTTTACAGCTCCAGGCAATAAGCCCGACATTGAATGCTTCTATGATACATTTGGTGCAATTTGTGAAGTTACGATGAGAAAAGACAAAAGCCAGTGGTTTGAAGAGGGTCAACCTGTCATGAGACACTTGCGAGACTTTGAAAGTAGCAACAAAGACAAGCAAGTTTTCTGTCTATTTATAGCACCTCTTGTTCACAGAGACACGTTGAACACCTTTTGGTTTGCAGTTAGATACGAATATGAAGGAGCTAAGCAGAAAATAATTCCCTTATCGCTCAAGCAATTTATACAAATATTAAAAATCTTTCTAGGAATAAAAGAAAAAAAGCTTACGATTAAACACGTAGAATTTCTAAAACTATATGAAAGCATAGTAAGAGTTGCTGAAACTGTAGATAATTCTGAAGCATGGTTAGAGAAAATACCAGAAACAATCGAAGACTGGAAGGCTTCTGTTGTTTTAAATACCAAGTGATGTTATGAAAATTAATCATATTTACCAAGGCGATAGCATAAAAGTCCTTCAGCAAAAGATTGATAAAGATTCTATTGATTTGATATTTGCAGACCCTCCTTATAATCTTTCCGGTGGTGGCCTAAAATGGGAAGGAAATAAAACCGGTGGAGACTGGTATATGGTTAATGAGAATTGGGATAAGTTATCGGAACCCAAATACCTTGAGTTTACTCGAAAGTGGATTGGATCTTGCAAGGATACTTTGAAGAAAAAGGGGTCTATGTATATATCGTGCACTTATCACAATGTCTCAGAAGTCATGATAACGTTAAAACAGTTAGATTTTAAAATAAAAAATGTGCTTACTTGGTTTAAAATTAATGCTATGCCAAATATGACAAAAAGAGTTTTTACTCACAGCGCAGAATTTATTGTTTGGGCAGTTAAGGATGGTGGGTGGACTTTTAATTATGAGGATTTGAAAAAGATCAATCCAGACAGGCAGAAAGACGGCTCGCTAAAACAAATGAGGGATGTCTGGCAAATGCCACTCGTGCAAGGGAAAGAAAGATTAAGAGGGTCTAATGGTAGAGCTTTACACCCGACACAAAAACCGGAGGAGATGTTAAAACGCATCATAACTGCTTCGTCAGATAAGGGAGATTTAGTTCTTGATCCTTTTTCAGGGAGCGGTACAACTGCGGTAGTAGCAAAACGATTGGGCAGGAATTGGATAGGGATCGAAAAAAATAAAGACTATATAAAAATTGCTAAAAAACGAATTAGTTGCAAAGCTTAAATCCGACACCAGCGCAAAATGGCAAAAATCAAACTAAACCTACATGATATTTTTAATAAGGGGCAGTCGATTGAGGGTGAGCTTAATCGGGTTATTCATGAGGCTGTGGATAAAAAGATTCGCCTGGTAGAAATCATACCAGGGAAGGGGAGTGGGCAGCTGAAAAAGCATGTTTTACGCTTCTTGCAGGATAAAGAGATAAAAAAGCTCTACCATAGAGTAGAGAAGGATAGTAAGAATTTCGGAAGGATTTTTGTGCATTTTAGGTTTTGAAGATGAGGGGGTAGCATGGTAAATATTGATACTCTTGCAGTTCTGTTAATATTGTTGCCCGGCTTTCTTTCTAAGGGAATTATCGATGGTTTGGTTCCCAGAAAGAAAACATCTCCGATAAATAATATCATAGAAGCCCTCATGCTTAGCTTTCTGGCTTATGCTTTGCTTCTCTGGACATCTTCATTTTTCCCTTCTTTAAAAATTTTTACACAAGAAGCTGTATCTAAAAAACAACTCTCGGAAATTGCAGCCAATTTAAATTTTGCTAATATAATTTTTTTACTAAGTGTGTCAATAATTTTAGGCTTACTATTTACTAAAATTATACATACGCAATGGTATTATGCTATTATGCGAAAATTAAATATAACATATTAGGAGTGGTGACAGAGATGTGTGGCAAGGCGTGTTCTCAGCTTATAGGGGCAAATGGCTTTTAGTTACCTTAAAAGATGGGACTGAAATTTTAGGGTATCCTGATTTTTATTCTGATGATTTTCAAAAAAGAGAGCTGTTTGTTGCTTCTGCAACAATAAAGTTTAAGGATGGTAAAAAGGAAGATATCGAAGGTCCGGGAATTTTGTTAACGGAAAAAAGCGATATAAAGCATATCCAATTCTTAAACTAACAAGGAGGTCTATAATGTGCAGGGAAAAAGAACCACCAAGAAGACAAGAACCACCAAGAAGACAAGAACCACCAAAACATGACAAGCCAGTTAAAAAGCTTCATGAAGGAAACCGAGGAGAAAAACCAGTAACTCCAAAACCAGAAAAGTAATAACAGTTATAGAGGGCTGCAGGGGTTTTTGTGTTTAAAAAGATCTTTTTGTTCTGGTAAATTTAAAGGGGAGAGGTATGATAATACTATGATTTCAACAGTTCGTGAAGTGTTTGAAGAATTCAAATCGAAACTCGAATTAACTAAATCATTACAGGACTCGATAACAACACATCATAACGCTATTAGAAATTGGATTGAATTAAACGACCCAAAAATCGAAACACATCTCATAGGGTCTCTTCAAAGAAAAACCAGAATACAACCAAACGATTCACAACAACCGTTTGACATTGATATTTTGGTTGTTTTGGGAAACTTTGAGATGTGGATTCCTGAAGGCGGCATTACGCCCTCCAATGCTATTGATGAGGTGGAAGGCATAGTATCTAATAATGAGAAATATAAACGCATGGGACCAGAAACAGACAGTCCTGCCATCGTATTGGAATATGCAGGTAATATAGTAATTGAACTTATTCCAGCTTATATAGATAATATCGGGCAAGCGCC
This portion of the Candidatus Gorgyraea atricola genome encodes:
- a CDS encoding helix-turn-helix transcriptional regulator, whose product is MLSENIKRLRKKKGISQDKLAKLADVTHTTLVKLESGANNNPTVKTLSKIAQALEISLDKLVSKNN
- a CDS encoding DNA adenine methylase, which encodes MSQIDSPKAPIKTTIKISDEIYFRSGQGNFVTENYGSTFQLQNRRYLGNKYKLLDLIEDIIEEKCVGFKSLCDIFAGTGVVGGRFNKKSVKIISNDILKSNFIPLSVFLASVKLDKIKLFDKIKMLNNLKATKDNYISRHFGNAYFSLENARKIGTIRETIEVISESIEEKNALLTSLLYASDKVANTVGHYDAYRQNLDMLQSMQLLMPDIKYENNIYNEIYCKDANRLIRDISCDILYIDPPYNSRQYCDSYHVLENLVTWEKPKVYGKAKKMDRSHLKSRYCLKNANEAFFDLVKHATCKHILVSYNNTGESKDDRSNSRIKDKEIIDILRQKGTVRIFERTYRAFTTGKSTSEGHTERVFYCKVV
- a CDS encoding AlwI family type II restriction endonuclease, which produces MRKPWSISTTVRNAERVRDFLVVLKELEGCEWSYDNQEKYQTLLIKNRTYGKTNQFFNDLSREQIKLLQSADKITYKQSEDIFNTKRYRDPAMRGRQSINPLKKLGLVKVENNRVHVTSLGNYLLRDDYDLGEMFFRSFLKWQLPNPNSQSFKKIDGFNIKPFIGTLHFIYKVNTKWQGQSRRPVGITKEEFCIFVPTLINFRHIDDQVNKLINLRAACEDKPESDKRRIIEKFKGDFVKEFLQSANQSQINQCLDNLRDYGDSIIRYFRLTRFIYIRGGGFYIDLEPRRYIEIEKLLEVDDASPLDFTNLQKYLDYIADITKPILPWENQPALEAIAKEIVDDVSDLAKDLKDKKIVAPPFDYKKESELKEEVLKEYVENLRNYRRELQDLELYHRSQTLESIQQCIIELENIYRSRAKKSIELERLITVALNALNDALKIKPNYPVGDDNQPTFTAPGNKPDIECFYDTFGAICEVTMRKDKSQWFEEGQPVMRHLRDFESSNKDKQVFCLFIAPLVHRDTLNTFWFAVRYEYEGAKQKIIPLSLKQFIQILKIFLGIKEKKLTIKHVEFLKLYESIVRVAETVDNSEAWLEKIPETIEDWKASVVLNTK
- a CDS encoding DNA methyltransferase, with protein sequence MKINHIYQGDSIKVLQQKIDKDSIDLIFADPPYNLSGGGLKWEGNKTGGDWYMVNENWDKLSEPKYLEFTRKWIGSCKDTLKKKGSMYISCTYHNVSEVMITLKQLDFKIKNVLTWFKINAMPNMTKRVFTHSAEFIVWAVKDGGWTFNYEDLKKINPDRQKDGSLKQMRDVWQMPLVQGKERLRGSNGRALHPTQKPEEMLKRIITASSDKGDLVLDPFSGSGTTAVVAKRLGRNWIGIEKNKDYIKIAKKRISCKA
- a CDS encoding Smr/MutS family protein, producing MAKIKLNLHDIFNKGQSIEGELNRVIHEAVDKKIRLVEIIPGKGSGQLKKHVLRFLQDKEIKKLYHRVEKDSKNFGRIFVHFRF